One region of Oryza glaberrima chromosome 7, OglaRS2, whole genome shotgun sequence genomic DNA includes:
- the LOC127780809 gene encoding nuclear pore complex protein NUP54 — MFGTPSSSPLFGTPSTTPAFGAPSSTPAFGTPSTTPAFGTPSSTPAFGAPSSTPSFGTPSTAPAFGTPSSTPAFGAPSSTPAFGAPSSTPAFGTPSSTPAFGVAPSPSPSPFGFQQQMTPSPSPFGFAGGGGGQITTQMAPVAPLPLSPSDRDIQAIVDAYKEDPGNPRYAFRHLLFSVTEPSQRVKPVAASDIMWAEAMGKLEGMDSSDRERLWPQLVQGFKDLSYRLKLQDGVLVSDSDRLSMTRDNVKKLQRHFQADTYPWIQRLKQQELVIERRLLRIMRIVEALENRGYRIPLTKEEADLYERLAVIAKQLKGPTGDLHKRVYNLLSTSRLLASAGGTAGPIYIPSSTKVDEQSVAELLEALQQQTEAVAKLGNVMKRDTRDLEIILSEDTDMAEDSVGRRALKM; from the exons atgttcgGCACCCCGTCTTCGTCGCCCCTATTTGGGACCCCCTCCACCACCCCGGCATTCGGCGCCCCTTCCTCCACCCCTGCATTCGGCACGCCCTCCACCACCCCCGCCTTCGGCACCCCTTCCTCCACGCCGGCGTTCGGCGCGCCGTCGTCCACCCCGTCCTTCGGCACCCCCTCCACCGCGCCCGCGTTCGGGACCCCGTCCTCGACCCCGGCTTTCGGCGCGCCCTCCTCGACCCCTGCCTTCGGGGCGCCCTCGTCGACCCCGGCGTTCGGGACGCCCTCGTCGACCCCGGCGTTCGGcgtggcgccgtcgccgtcgccatcgccgtttGGGTTCCAGCAGCAGATGacgccgtccccgtcgccgttCGGGTTCgccggtgggggcggcggccaGATCACCACCCAGATGGCCCCCGTCGCGCCGCTCCCGCTCTCGCCCTCCGACCGTGACATCCAG GCTATCGTGGATGCGTACAAGGAGGATCCTGGAAACCCTCGTTATGCTTTCAGG CATCTGTTGTTTAGTGTTACAGAGCCTTCACAAAGGGTGAAGCCAGTTGCGGCATCTGAT ATCATGTGGGCAGAAGCTATGGGGAAGCTTGAGGGCATGGATAGTTCGGATAGGGAGAGGCTGTGGCCTCAACTCGTGCAGGGATTTAAGGATCTTTCCTACCGGCTTAAG CTTCAAGATGGAGTTCTTGTCTCAGATTCTGATAGATTGAGCATGACACGCGACAATGTTAAAAAG TTGCAAAGACATTTCCAAGCTGACACATACCCATGGATCCAACGGCTGAAGCAGCAAGAGTTGGTTATTGAGAGACGCCTCTTAAGG ATAATGAGAATAGTGGAGGCATTAGAGAATCGGGGTTATCGTATTCCACTAACGAAGGAGGAAGCTGATCTGTATGAACGACTGGCTGTTATAGCAAAGCAG CTAAAAGGACCCACTGGTGATCTGCACAAGAGAGTTTATAATCTTCTTTCAACTTCTCGCCTTCTTGCTAGTGCTGGTGGCACTGCTGGTCCTATCTATATTCCTAGCTCAACGAAAGTTGACGAACAGAGTGTTGCTGAGCTTCTTGAG GCCTTACAACAACAGACGGAAGCTGTTGCCAAGTTGGGCAATGTGATGAAAAGAGATACAAGAGACTTGGAAATAATACTTTCGGAAGATACGGACATGGCAGAAGACAGTGTTGGGAGAAGGGCATTGAAGATGTAG